TATTATGCTCTTGTAAGTTACCCTTAATACCTCAGATGGAAATTTAAATAAGAGTTTGAAGTAATGGAGTGTGTTTCCCCTGTGTGTTTTTTAGACCACAATCTTCCTTGACTGGCTTATTGGCACCAGCTGTTACTCCAAAGAGGCCAAACAGAACTACTCTGAGAGAAAGTTTGAGCCAGTACGAGACATACAAAAGgtgaacacatatacacacacacacacgtatatgtaAATGCACATTGTATATGCACACTGACTAGATGTGCATAGCACTTACATTGGTGAGTTATGTAAACAGCTGTTGTGTGGCAGCTGATTAACATCATCCATGCTTTTCTAGACACAGGTTAAATTGCAGCCTTATCTGGGATCCTGTTTATGAATCTCACCTGTATCTTTTGCAGTGTTTCCTTTGTGTGTCATTTGTGGATAAAAACAATTTAAGGGTGGTGAAAAAATCCAGAAAGAAAAGACTACAGGAGACAAAACCCCTTTCCTTTCACGAGCGTAATGTAAGATTCTCAATATTaagatattcagtacaacagcactcttgcgtGTGTGATATTGTGCAATTGCTTTATTATGCATTTTCAGAAATATAATAAGTTTATTCTGATgtatagcaaaaaaataaataaatagcacaaTATGATTTCTCTGTTTACTGTCAGAATGATATGGCCAGCATGAAGACCCTGATCAGTGTGCTGCATTGTGGGCAAATCACAAGTTTGAATGGCCAGAGTGGTGGGCTTAAGATAGACGAAAACCTGCCCAGCAGGCAAAGCAATGTACAGAGCACAGACACACCATTACTGGAGATGCCTCAGTCTGGGAGTCCGGTCTGGTGTCAGTGTGGATGCTGCCAGCCTGCTGCCACCTTGCACGAGCAGCTGTGCTGTCGATCGAGCAAGGGGCGCTGCATAACCTCCTCCCCTCTTTTTTCAACACTGGTCCTCAGTCGCTCCGTCCTGGAGACAGCTTTGTTCTATGTGGATCCCCTAGCAGAGCTGCGTGAGGGAGCTCAGCTGCGTCATGGGGCCTATGCTCAATTAATTAGGTGGCGGTTTGGTGACAGCACACCCAGGGAAGCTATTCCAGTAATACCCAGTTGCTGTGTGTGGAGGATAAGGGCAGAATACCCCAGCCCTGATGGAAATTATAGTGGCCTAAAACTTCATCATGTCACACCCTCTTAGGCAGTGCTTAATGTATAATAGACTTTATCAAGAGCTTTTTGATTGGATGCGCAATCAAACTGAC
This window of the Xyrauchen texanus isolate HMW12.3.18 chromosome 27, RBS_HiC_50CHRs, whole genome shotgun sequence genome carries:
- the p2rx7 gene encoding P2X purinoceptor 7 isoform X2 → MSLSQRTKNKALPNGKQCRTDKDCEKGFSDQFSHGVQTGACVKFDVLKKTCEVSAWCPIENKKKPRPALLLSAENFTVMIKNNIRFPAFNYIRRNILPEMKDTELKGCLYNPYTNPYCPIFRLGDIVNEAKENFASVAVEGGVIGIQINWDCDLNRIFHSCLPKYSFRRLDEKESNRTLYPGLNFRLARYSTVNGVEQRTLFKMYGIRFDVMVFGKAGKFSIIQLIIYIGSTLSYYALTTIFLDWLIGTSCYSKEAKQNYSERKFEPVRDIQKCFLCVSFVDKNNLRVVKKSRKKRLQETKPLSFHERNNDMASMKTLISVLHCGQITSLNGQSGGLKIDENLPSRQSNVQSTDTPLLEMPQSGSPVWCQCGCCQPAATLHEQLCCRSSKGRCITSSPLFSTLVLSRSVLETALFYVDPLAELREGAQLRHGAYAQLIRWRFGDSTPREAIPVIPSCCVWRIRAEYPSPDGNYSGLKLHHVTPS